Proteins encoded by one window of Ignavibacteriota bacterium:
- the nusB gene encoding transcription antitermination factor NusB, translated as MKSKRRKLREKILQVLYAYDMHGASLSDIISSQLAEISLPEDKEFCIKIINLAVANRKEIESRIEKRLVNWDVSRIAVIDLILLRIGVCEILFVEDIPPKVTINEIIEIAKEFSTAKSGKFINGILDAILDDIKTEGHLKKAGRGLIENSLPKQF; from the coding sequence ATGAAATCAAAAAGAAGAAAATTACGCGAAAAAATATTACAAGTTTTATATGCATACGATATGCATGGAGCAAGTCTTTCAGATATTATAAGCAGCCAGCTTGCAGAAATTTCTTTACCCGAAGATAAAGAATTTTGTATAAAAATTATTAACCTCGCTGTAGCTAATCGAAAGGAGATTGAAAGCAGAATTGAAAAAAGATTGGTGAATTGGGATGTTTCGAGAATTGCTGTTATTGACCTTATACTTTTAAGAATCGGCGTATGCGAAATTTTATTTGTCGAGGATATTCCGCCTAAAGTTACAATTAATGAAATTATAGAAATTGCGAAAGAATTCAGTACGGCTAAGAGCGGCAAATTTATAAATGGAATTCTTGACGCGATACTTGATGACATTAAAACAGAAGGACATTTAAAGAAAGCCGGCAGAGGACTAATTGAAAATTCCCTTCCAAAACAATTCTAA
- a CDS encoding MFS transporter codes for MPFQNNSNSVFGSNKFKIFVWTLYDFANTSYSIVVVTFIFAVYFKEVVAQKMPIGDLFWSLGISISMILTGIISPVLGAIADYSAGKKRFLLFFTLLCIIPTSLLYFTNEGDVVLALILFIFANIGFEASLVFYDSFLPEITSPKTYGRVSGYGFAMGYLGSLAVLALAFPFIESGKIKETFPLAAFFFLIFAIPIFFLLNDTRRKTNDDISFIKIGLSRVWNTIEHLKGYKNLALFLLAFFFYIEGVNTVIFFAGNYASTTLKFTMLELILFFIIVQTTAIFGSILFGIISDSIGQKRSIIISLAIWIFTILIAYLTSDINSFLVQYLSEFTNYTPNQIMVKCFYFVGLLAGSVMGATQSTSRSLMTKLTPQSKKTEFFGFYSLFGKSSAVVGPLVFGLVSFNSGSQRLAILSVGVFFIIGLFILNFVKDEETNN; via the coding sequence ATTCCCTTCCAAAACAATTCTAATTCTGTTTTCGGTTCAAATAAATTTAAAATTTTTGTATGGACATTATACGATTTTGCCAATACTTCATACTCAATTGTAGTTGTTACATTTATTTTTGCGGTTTACTTTAAGGAAGTTGTTGCCCAAAAAATGCCAATCGGCGATCTATTCTGGAGTTTAGGAATCAGTATTTCAATGATATTGACCGGAATTATCTCGCCCGTACTTGGCGCAATAGCGGATTATTCTGCAGGTAAAAAAAGATTTTTATTATTCTTTACTTTATTGTGTATAATTCCAACTTCACTGCTTTACTTTACAAATGAAGGCGATGTAGTTTTAGCGCTTATACTATTTATTTTTGCTAATATCGGCTTTGAAGCATCTTTAGTTTTTTATGATTCATTTCTTCCGGAAATAACTTCGCCAAAGACATACGGAAGAGTAAGCGGATACGGATTCGCGATGGGTTATCTTGGTTCATTGGCTGTATTAGCTTTAGCTTTTCCGTTTATTGAATCGGGGAAGATTAAAGAAACATTTCCGCTCGCGGCATTTTTCTTTTTGATTTTTGCAATACCGATTTTCTTTCTGCTAAACGATACAAGAAGAAAAACAAATGACGATATATCATTTATTAAAATTGGATTGAGCAGGGTTTGGAATACAATTGAACATTTAAAAGGATATAAAAATCTTGCCTTGTTTCTTTTAGCTTTCTTCTTTTACATTGAAGGTGTTAACACGGTTATTTTCTTTGCCGGCAATTATGCTTCAACAACGTTAAAATTCACAATGCTTGAGCTGATACTTTTTTTTATAATTGTGCAGACGACTGCAATTTTCGGATCAATATTGTTCGGTATAATTTCTGATTCGATCGGGCAAAAAAGATCAATTATTATTTCATTGGCAATATGGATATTTACAATTTTAATAGCGTATTTAACTAGCGACATCAATTCGTTTTTAGTTCAATATTTAAGTGAATTTACAAACTATACTCCGAACCAAATAATGGTTAAATGTTTTTATTTTGTCGGACTTTTAGCCGGAAGTGTTATGGGCGCAACGCAATCAACGAGCAGAAGCTTAATGACCAAACTTACTCCGCAAAGTAAAAAAACGGAATTTTTTGGATTTTATTCTTTATTCGGAAAAAGTTCCGCCGTTGTGGGTCCATTGGTTTTTGGTTTGGTAAGTTTCAATTCAGGCAGTCAGAGATTGGCAATTTTATCCGTTGGAGTTTTCTTTATCATCGGTTTGTTTATTTTGAACTTTGTGAAAGACGAGGAAACCAATAATTAG
- a CDS encoding M50 family metallopeptidase, producing the protein MGKTTQNNSLEFSLLLFAVIISLIFFDSKLLFPIKIFIIIFHEINHVFAGIISGGEPKYLTFDLNLSGKTLIEGGSQIFIASAGYLGSIVIGSLLFVSSFSNRFRKWYLNILAIIIFLTTVNLVKGELQIIIGLLVSVTLFLISKYLPENILKFFLQYVGLISCLYVITDIKEDLLIKNIRVTDTQILEYLTGVSAQIWGIIWLFIALGVFGFLLKFYFGKIKN; encoded by the coding sequence TTGGGCAAAACCACACAAAATAATTCTTTAGAATTTTCTTTATTGCTTTTTGCCGTAATAATTAGTTTGATTTTTTTTGATTCCAAACTTTTATTCCCTATCAAAATTTTTATAATAATTTTTCACGAAATAAATCACGTTTTTGCCGGCATTATTTCCGGCGGTGAACCTAAATATTTAACTTTTGATTTGAATCTTTCTGGTAAGACTTTAATCGAAGGCGGCAGTCAAATTTTTATCGCGTCAGCCGGTTATTTGGGAAGTATCGTTATCGGCTCTCTGCTTTTTGTTTCATCTTTTTCAAATCGATTTAGAAAATGGTATTTGAATATTTTGGCAATTATTATTTTTTTAACAACGGTCAATTTAGTTAAAGGTGAATTACAAATCATTATAGGTCTTCTTGTTTCTGTTACATTATTTTTAATTTCAAAATATTTACCGGAAAATATTTTGAAGTTTTTTTTGCAATATGTAGGTTTAATAAGCTGTCTGTATGTTATAACAGATATTAAAGAAGATCTTTTAATTAAAAACATTCGAGTAACCGACACTCAAATTTTGGAATATCTAACAGGAGTTTCCGCGCAAATTTGGGGAATTATTTGGCTGTTTATTGCCTTAGGTGTTTTTGGTTTCTTATTAAAATTTTATTTCGGCAAAATCAAAAACTAA